The Spirosoma foliorum genome has a window encoding:
- the aroQ gene encoding type II 3-dehydroquinate dehydratase: protein MKQILIINGPNLNLLGKREPTIYGNRSFVEYLETLEAKFPEVQLRYFQSNHEGELIDKIHELGFDIDGIVINAGAYTHTSIAIADALSAVTAPAVEVHISNVHARESFRHHSYLSAKCKGVVVGLGLMGYEMAVRYLMDV from the coding sequence ATGAAACAAATTCTCATTATCAACGGCCCCAACCTTAACCTATTGGGTAAGCGTGAGCCAACTATTTATGGTAACCGATCTTTCGTTGAGTACCTGGAAACCCTCGAAGCGAAGTTTCCGGAGGTGCAACTTCGCTATTTTCAGTCGAATCACGAAGGCGAACTGATTGATAAAATCCACGAATTAGGTTTCGACATCGATGGAATCGTGATCAATGCAGGCGCTTATACGCATACGTCTATTGCCATTGCGGATGCTCTGTCGGCAGTAACAGCCCCAGCTGTAGAGGTGCATATCTCGAACGTTCACGCTCGTGAGTCGTTCCGGCATCACAGTTACCTTTCTGCAAAATGCAAAGGCGTTGTTGTGGGTTTGGGGTTGATGGGGTATGAAATGGCGGTGAGGTATTTAATGGATGTATGA